A section of the Humulus lupulus chromosome 2, drHumLupu1.1, whole genome shotgun sequence genome encodes:
- the LOC133819629 gene encoding probable sugar phosphate/phosphate translocator At3g17430 yields MSKMINKPLVLTYLYLFIYILLSSGVILYNKWVLSPKYFNFPLPITLTMIHMGFSGAVAFFLVRVFKVATPVKMTFEIYATCVIPISAFFASSLWFGNTAYLHISVAFIQMLKALMPVATFIMAVMCGTDKPRCDVFLNMLLVSVGVVISSYGEIHFNVVGTLYQVTGIFAEALRLVLTQVLLQKKGLTLNPITSLYYIAPCSFVFLFIPWFLLEKPEIAVSQIQFNFWIFFSNALCALALNFSIFLVIGRTGAVTIRVAGVLKDWILIALSTVIFPESTITGLNIIGYAIALCGVVMYNYIKVKDVRASQLPAEGLPERITKDWKLEKKSSDIFVPNDSSDIGGGVGSATETFGDEEAPLMPSARLSYLGRTQLGKPNI; encoded by the exons ATGTCCAAGATGATCAACAAACCGCTTGTGCTGACTTATCTTTACCTATTTATCTACATTCTGCTTTCCTCTGGAGTTATATTATACAACAAG TGGGTTCTCTCCCCAAAATATTTCAATTTTCCACTTCCTATAACGCTTACTATGATTCACATGGGATTTTCTGGAGCCGTGGCATTTTTTCTTGTCCGCGTGTTCAAG GTTGCAACTCCTGTCAAAATGACATTTGAAAT ATATGCAACTTGTGTAATACCGATAAGTGCCTTTTTTGCTTCAAGTCTTTG GTTTGGGAATACTGCATACTTGCATATTTCGGTAGCCTTCATCCAGATGCTCAAAGCTCTAA TGCCAGTGGCAACATTTATAATGGCAGTTATGTGTGGCACCGACAAACCAAGGTGTGACGTCTTCTTGAACATGCTGCTAGTCAGTGTTGGAGTTGTCATTTCGTCATACGGGGAGATTCATTTTAATGTAGTTGGTACACTTTACCAGGTAACGGGCATCTTTGCAGAAGCTCTTAGGCTGGTCCTAACACAAGTCCTTCTGCAGAAAAAGGGCTTGACTTTAAATCCTATCACCAGCTTATATTATATTGCTCCATGCAG TTTTGTATTTCTGTTCATACCATGGTTTCTGCTGGAGAAGCCTGAAATAGCAGTATCTCAGATTCAGTTCAATTTCTGGATCTTTTTTAGCAATGCTCTTTGTGCACTGGCCTTGAACTTCTCCATTTTCTTAGTGATTGGTAGAACTGGAGCAGTTACAATTCGTGTCGCTGGAGTCTTAAAGGACTGGATTCTCATAGCCCTTTCGACTGTTATATTTCCAGAGTCAACTATAACCGGGTTGAACATCATTGGATATGCAATAG CGCTGTGCGGTGTGGTCATGTACAATTACATAAAGGTTAAGGACGTCCGTGCGTCTCAACTGCCCGCTGAAGGTCTTCCTGAAAGAATCACTAAG GACTGGAAGTTAGAGAAGAAATCATCAGATATATTCGTGCCAAATGACAGTAGTGATATAGGTGGCGGGGTGGGTTCGGCCACTGAAACATTTGGCGATGAAGAAGCACCTCTTATGCCGTCGGCAAGATTGTCTTATCTTGGAAGAACACAGCTTGGCAaaccaaatatataa
- the LOC133819630 gene encoding novel plant SNARE 13, producing the protein MASELAMSPQLEQIHGEIRDNFRALSNGFQKLDKIKDSNRQSKQLEELTAKMRECKRLIKELDREIKDEEPRNPPDLNKQLNDEKQSMIKELNSYVALRKTYLNSLGNKKLELFDMGAGVSGEPTAEENVQLASDMSNQELVNAGMKTMDETDQAIERTKKVVEQTIEVGTQTASTLKGQTDQMGRIVNELDTIQFSIKKASQLVKEIGRQIATDRCIMLFLFLIVVGVIVIIVVKIVNPNNKDIRDIPGLAPPAPSRKLLSLRTADYLE; encoded by the exons ATGGCGAGCGAGTTGGCGATGAGCCCCCAGTTGGAGCAGATCCACGGTGAAATTCGCGATAATTTTCGAGCCCTTTC AAATGGGTTTCAAAAGCTGGATAAAATTAAAGATTCAAATAGGCAAAGTAAACAGCTTGAGGAGCTTACGGCCAAGATGAGGGAGTGCAAAAG ATTAATTAAAGAGCTTGACCGCGAAATCAAAGATGAGGAACCCCGAAATCCTCCTGACCTTAATAAGCAACTCAATGATGAGAAGCAATCCATG ATCAAAGAGCTTAATTCATACGTGGCTTTGAGGAAGAC TTATTTGAATAGCCTTGGGAACAAGAAACTTGAACTTTTTGATATGGGAGCAGGAGTTAGTGGTGAACCTACAGCTGAGGAAAATGTTCAACTGGCATCAG ATATGTCAAATCAAGAACTAGTCAATGCTGGGATGAAAACAATGGATGAGACCGATCAGGCCATTGAACGCACGAAAAAG GTTGTGGAACAAACAATTGAAGTGGGAACTCAGACTGCTTCTACATTAAAAGGCCAA ACTGATCAAATGGGTCGCATTGTTAATGAGCTGGACACAATTCAGTTCTCAATCAAGAAGGCCTCCCAGCTTGTGAAGGAGATTGGTAGGCAG ATTGCAACAGATAGATGCATCATGCTTTTTCTATTCCTTATTGTCGTAGGTGTTATAGTAATCATTGTGGTGAAG ATTGTGAATCCAAATAACAAAGACATTAGGGACATCCCTGGATTGGCACCTCCTGCTCCAAGTCGGAAGCTTTTATCTCTGAGGACTGCAGATTATTTGGAATAA